The Candidatus Binatia bacterium DNA segment GCTCCTCTCTCCGATGACCGCTGCCGATCTCGACGAGGTGCTGGAGATCGAACGGCGCTCGTTTCCCGAACCCTGGAGCCGCGGCTTGTTTCTCCATGAGCTCAAGGTGCCGTTCTCCAGGACCATTCTGGCGCGAGCCGACGATGAGCCGCACGAGTTGCTCGGATACATCTGCCGCTGGCTGGTTGGAGACGAGATCCAGATCCTGAACATTGCAGTCCATCCGGAGCGGCGGCAGCATGGAATCGGCCGCGCCTTGGTGGCGCTGGTGTTGCAGGAGGCGGAGACGCAAGGCACCAACACCGTCACTCTCGAAGTGCGGCGCGGGAACACGGCGGCACTCGTCCTGTACCAGTCGTTCGGCTTCACGGAAAGCGGTGTGCGCCGGAACTACTACGGGCGCGGAGAAGACGCCATCATCATGAGTTGGACGCGCCACGACGACGCGGCAAGCGCCTCGGCAGAACACTGACCGTTCGCCGATGCGTGCCCTGATCGCGTTCGACTTGGACGGCGTCATCTACAGCTCGGAACCGTTCCTGGGCGAGGCCTACCGCGAGGCCATCGCCAATGTGAACGCGCAACGTCCCAACGCCTTCCCCCGCGTGCCCAGCACGCGCGAGATCCTCGACCATGTCGGCTGGCCGGTGCCGGTCATTCTGGCCAGGCTGTTTCCCAACATCGACCGCGCCGCCGTGGACCTGCTTTACGCCGAAACCCTCACAGTCATCTGCGCCAAGGTCGCGCGCGGTGAGGGGATCCTCTTCTCCGGCGTCGCTGAAACGCTGGCGCGCCTGCAAGCGTCAGGCTTCCTGCTCGCCGTGGCTTCCAACGGCAGACGGCGGTACGTCGAAACGGTACTGTCGAGCAACGGGATCGCCCGCCACTTCACCGATTTGATCACGGTCGAGAGCGGCGCAATTGCCGACAAAGCGCAGATTCTTCACGCCTACGTCGAGCGTCACGGCCTGACGCCGCAACAGATCGTCATGGTCGGTGACCGGGCCAGCGATGTCGAGGCCGCCGCTGCCGTCGGTTGTCATTTCATCGGCTGCGACTACGGACATGGCTACCGCAGCGAGATCGAAGGTGCGGGACCGGTGGTGTCCACGTTCGGCGAGCTGCCCGACGTCATTGCAGCGATCTTGGGAGCTGGAAGAAGGCACCTATAACAACTGACGAAGCGTCTCGTTCACGGACTCTCGATGCTTGAACACCTCGGCTACATCGGGGTCCAAAACGACCACGTTCGTTCCCTCCGCGTACCGCTTGGCATACTTGCCGCGAGCGCCGACAGATCACAGGCGCTCAGCGCCTTCGAGTTTCCCGACATCGTGATCGAAGGTTCCAAGGGGAAGATGGCCCGCCTTCCGGGCGATCTCCAGAACCAGGCAATCAGAAAAGCCAAGGGACGGTTTGTGCCGAAAGTGCGCCAGCGCCGCCGTGACCACGTCCGGATCCTGGAGCGTGAGACTGCGGTGATTCAGAAGCATGTCGACAGCGGTGGCGCGCCGCTCGGCGTCCAGTTCGTAAACCGACTCCAGGACCCACAGAGTCTCGGCCAGAACCAGATGCGATACCCAAGCCCCCCGTGTCACGAACGACTCCGCCGCCGTCACCTGCTTTGGATCGTCTCGGGTGATCAGGCGCACCAGGATGTTGGTATCAACCGCGCGCATGCCTCTTCCGCGCGTGCCGCCGGATTCCCTCTTTCAGCTCAGCTAGGCTTCGCCGTTTCGGAGTCTCCGCGAACAGCTGCCGATGAATCTCCTCGGAACTGTATCGACCCGCTCTCCGGACCACGATCCTTTCCCCGTCCTGGTCCCACTCCAGAACGGAACCGGGGCCAAGCCCCAGCTTCCGCCTCACCTCCGCTGGAACCGAAATCTGCCCCTGTGCGGTCACCTTCGACTGTGCGAGCACCATGCATTCCCTGTCGCACATTACCGCAGTAATGACAACCCCTCCTCAACGCACCTGTGCGGCCCACATCGCAGCGCACCTTGC contains these protein-coding regions:
- the rimI gene encoding ribosomal protein S18-alanine N-acetyltransferase; its protein translation is MLLSPMTAADLDEVLEIERRSFPEPWSRGLFLHELKVPFSRTILARADDEPHELLGYICRWLVGDEIQILNIAVHPERRQHGIGRALVALVLQEAETQGTNTVTLEVRRGNTAALVLYQSFGFTESGVRRNYYGRGEDAIIMSWTRHDDAASASAEH
- a CDS encoding HAD family hydrolase, producing the protein MRALIAFDLDGVIYSSEPFLGEAYREAIANVNAQRPNAFPRVPSTREILDHVGWPVPVILARLFPNIDRAAVDLLYAETLTVICAKVARGEGILFSGVAETLARLQASGFLLAVASNGRRRYVETVLSSNGIARHFTDLITVESGAIADKAQILHAYVERHGLTPQQIVMVGDRASDVEAAAAVGCHFIGCDYGHGYRSEIEGAGPVVSTFGELPDVIAAILGAGRRHL
- a CDS encoding type II toxin-antitoxin system VapC family toxin; this encodes MRAVDTNILVRLITRDDPKQVTAAESFVTRGAWVSHLVLAETLWVLESVYELDAERRATAVDMLLNHRSLTLQDPDVVTAALAHFRHKPSLGFSDCLVLEIARKAGHLPLGTFDHDVGKLEGAERL
- a CDS encoding AbrB/MazE/SpoVT family DNA-binding domain-containing protein, which encodes MCDRECMVLAQSKVTAQGQISVPAEVRRKLGLGPGSVLEWDQDGERIVVRRAGRYSSEEIHRQLFAETPKRRSLAELKEGIRRHARKRHARG